The following proteins are encoded in a genomic region of Syntrophotaleaceae bacterium:
- a CDS encoding AAA family ATPase: MIEHFREAMDAAGISPPPEIHADGARHRFHVPGDSPGKKNGWYILYPDGLPAGVFGTWKEGGPGDWHNWTAKPENTLSPAEKAAYRARMEAARAERDRMQAEIQAEARKRAAEIWKAAEPAPADHPYLFKKGIESHGVRMSKGSLVVPLRDCDGTLQGLQFITPDGGKKYLTGTRKAGAYFAMGGRPAGVLYLCEGFATGASIHQATGGAVAVAFDAGNLRPVAEALRDKFPGLRIVVCADNDQWTEGNPGASKAREAAEVVGGLLALPTFQETTEHPTDFNDLHRLEGLEEARRQIELAAREDVTPKPARLKVVDIVELLSLQFPPRENLLSPWLPQQGLCMVFAPRGIGKTHFSLGVSYAVASGGTFLNWTASRPRGVLFLDGEMPGVVLQERMARIATSSDKEPAAPLRIITPDLQPRGMINLSDPVDQAALDPFLDGIDLIVVDNLSTLCRSGKEAEGESWLPVQQWALQQRAAGRSVLFIHHSGKNGEQRGTSRREDVLDTVIALRRPGDYTPDRGASFEVHFEKARGIYGEETKPFEATLITDSDGRQTWAMKELEASTAEKVARLMAEGVPQAEIGEMLGITKGAVSKAKKRAQEMGLLI, translated from the coding sequence ATGATTGAACACTTCCGCGAAGCCATGGACGCGGCCGGAATTTCTCCCCCGCCGGAAATTCATGCAGACGGGGCACGGCACCGGTTCCATGTGCCGGGAGACTCGCCAGGGAAGAAAAACGGCTGGTATATCCTCTATCCAGACGGATTGCCCGCCGGGGTTTTTGGTACGTGGAAAGAAGGCGGTCCCGGAGACTGGCACAACTGGACCGCAAAGCCTGAGAATACCCTTTCCCCCGCCGAGAAAGCCGCGTACAGGGCAAGAATGGAAGCCGCACGGGCCGAACGGGATCGAATGCAAGCCGAAATCCAGGCCGAGGCCCGCAAGCGAGCAGCCGAAATCTGGAAAGCGGCCGAACCCGCCCCGGCGGATCACCCCTATTTGTTCAAGAAGGGCATCGAGTCGCACGGGGTCCGAATGTCAAAGGGAAGTCTGGTTGTTCCCCTGCGGGATTGCGACGGCACCTTGCAAGGGCTTCAGTTCATCACCCCGGATGGCGGCAAGAAGTACCTGACCGGAACCCGGAAGGCCGGGGCCTATTTCGCCATGGGAGGAAGGCCCGCCGGGGTCCTCTATCTCTGTGAAGGTTTCGCCACCGGGGCGAGTATTCACCAGGCAACCGGGGGAGCCGTGGCCGTCGCCTTCGATGCCGGGAACCTTCGCCCGGTAGCTGAGGCCCTGCGGGATAAGTTCCCCGGCCTGCGGATTGTCGTTTGTGCCGACAATGACCAATGGACCGAAGGGAACCCGGGAGCCAGCAAGGCCCGGGAGGCGGCCGAAGTGGTTGGGGGCCTGCTGGCCCTGCCGACCTTCCAGGAGACTACCGAGCATCCGACCGACTTCAACGACTTGCACCGCCTTGAGGGGCTGGAGGAGGCCCGGCGACAGATTGAGTTGGCAGCCAGAGAGGACGTAACACCGAAACCGGCCCGCCTGAAGGTGGTGGATATTGTCGAACTCCTCAGCCTGCAATTTCCCCCCCGTGAAAACCTACTTTCCCCTTGGCTGCCGCAGCAGGGGCTTTGCATGGTCTTTGCTCCCCGGGGCATCGGCAAGACCCATTTTTCCCTTGGCGTCTCCTACGCAGTTGCCAGCGGCGGCACCTTTCTAAATTGGACGGCCTCCCGCCCGCGGGGCGTTCTCTTCCTGGACGGTGAAATGCCCGGGGTGGTCCTTCAAGAGCGCATGGCCCGGATCGCCACCAGCAGCGACAAGGAGCCGGCCGCCCCCCTGCGGATCATCACCCCCGATCTTCAGCCGAGGGGGATGATTAACCTTTCCGATCCCGTGGACCAGGCCGCCCTTGACCCTTTCCTTGATGGCATTGATTTGATCGTAGTGGACAACCTCTCCACGCTCTGCCGCAGCGGTAAGGAGGCCGAGGGGGAAAGCTGGTTGCCGGTCCAGCAATGGGCACTCCAACAGCGGGCCGCTGGCCGCTCCGTCCTGTTCATCCACCACAGCGGAAAGAATGGCGAGCAGCGGGGCACCTCCCGCCGGGAGGACGTGCTTGACACCGTGATTGCCCTTCGGCGGCCCGGCGACTACACCCCGGACAGGGGAGCCTCCTTTGAGGTCCATTTCGAGAAGGCCCGAGGCATTTACGGCGAGGAGACCAAGCCCTTTGAGGCGACTCTTATCACGGATAGCGACGGCCGGCAGACGTGGGCCATGAAGGAGTTGGAGGCGTCCACGGCGGAGAAGGTGGCAAGACTCATGGCCGAGGGCGTCCCTCAGGCGGAGATTGGCGAGATGCTGGGCATCACCAAGGGGGCCGTCTCCAAAGCGAAAAAGCGAGCGCAGGAAATGGGGCTGTTGATATGA
- a CDS encoding integrase arm-type DNA-binding domain-containing protein, producing MENLLYQGEAMATKHPKQKFSDTFIKGLKPEDRPYIVREDAPRGEGGFCLRVMKSGAKTWQMVYSFEGSRKWLSLGEYPALTLSKAREAFREKRKILAAGKDPGEVTRARQQERRDAWTVGKLADEFLEKYAKVRKRPRSAREDELNLARDVRPAWGKKKARDIRRGDVVSLLDEIVNRGSGVQANRTLATVRKMFAWGLEREVVEFNPAAGIGKPAAETPKERALSVEEVKAILQDMDGRQDVPEGVKKALKLVLLTGLRPGEVVAAKWDQLDGEWLDLPGTSTKNKRPHRAYLSTLARQVAGDPGEGLLVTKDDGSPIPVYSLSFWIRRCGHFGAASWSPHDLRRTCTTRLAEMGTAPHVIQRILNHAQTGVTGRVYDRHTYAAEISRALESWGRKLEGLLTGKQPDNVIPISRG from the coding sequence ATGGAAAATCTTTTGTACCAGGGGGAGGCCATGGCGACCAAACATCCCAAGCAGAAATTCTCCGACACATTCATCAAAGGTCTTAAGCCGGAGGATCGCCCCTACATTGTTCGGGAAGATGCGCCCCGGGGCGAAGGTGGCTTTTGCCTCCGGGTCATGAAGTCCGGCGCAAAGACTTGGCAGATGGTCTACTCCTTTGAGGGGTCCCGCAAATGGCTTAGCCTTGGCGAATATCCGGCCCTTACCCTCAGCAAGGCGAGGGAAGCCTTTCGCGAAAAAAGGAAAATCCTCGCCGCCGGCAAGGACCCGGGCGAAGTGACCCGGGCAAGGCAGCAGGAGCGCAGGGACGCCTGGACCGTGGGCAAACTGGCCGATGAGTTTTTAGAGAAATACGCCAAGGTGAGAAAGCGCCCCCGGTCGGCCCGGGAGGACGAGCTGAACCTTGCCCGCGACGTTCGCCCCGCCTGGGGGAAGAAGAAGGCCCGGGACATTCGGCGGGGGGACGTCGTGTCCCTCCTCGATGAGATTGTCAATCGCGGCTCCGGAGTTCAGGCCAATCGGACCTTGGCGACTGTTCGCAAGATGTTTGCCTGGGGTCTGGAGCGCGAGGTGGTGGAGTTCAACCCGGCCGCCGGTATCGGCAAGCCCGCAGCCGAAACGCCGAAGGAGCGAGCCCTGAGCGTGGAGGAGGTCAAGGCCATTTTGCAGGATATGGACGGCCGCCAAGACGTGCCCGAGGGGGTCAAGAAGGCCCTGAAGCTGGTTCTCTTGACCGGGCTTCGTCCGGGGGAAGTCGTCGCCGCAAAATGGGACCAGCTTGACGGGGAGTGGCTGGACCTTCCCGGAACCAGCACAAAGAACAAACGCCCGCACCGCGCTTACCTATCCACCTTGGCCCGTCAGGTTGCCGGCGATCCTGGCGAAGGGCTCCTAGTCACCAAGGACGACGGCTCCCCGATCCCCGTCTATAGCCTGTCCTTCTGGATTCGTCGCTGTGGTCACTTCGGGGCCGCGTCTTGGTCTCCTCATGATTTGCGGCGGACCTGCACGACCCGTCTGGCGGAAATGGGGACCGCCCCCCACGTCATTCAGAGGATTTTGAACCATGCCCAAACGGGCGTCACCGGCAGGGTCTACGACCGACACACCTATGCAGCGGAAATTAGCCGCGCCCTTGAGTCCTGGGGGCGGAAGCTGGAGGGCCTCCTTACCGGAAAGCAGCCGGACAATGTAATTCCTATCTCCAGAGGGTAA
- the ltrA gene encoding group II intron reverse transcriptase/maturase, producing the protein MTIEEAEALVEISGAAPEGSDRKSQEYGTGASNVTACREPSWTEAETRLMEEVVSRGNMMAAYDRVVGNKGAPGIDGMQVGELKGYLVKEWPRIKEDLLNGSYQPQPVRKVEIPKPGGGVRMLGIPTVLDRLIQQALHQELMRLFDTGFSDSSYGFRPGRSAHQAVQAARRHVAEGRRWVVDIDLEKFFDRVGHDVLMARVARKVKDPRVLRLIRRYLRAGVLEGGIVSPRVEGTPQGGPLSPLLSNILLDEFDKELERRGHAFCRYADDCNIYVRSRQSAERVMASLIQFLEQRLKLKVNRVKSAVGRPWERTFLGYRMTFHKKPRLKVAEGSVKRFKANLRELFRRGRGHSLKRVIEESTPKLRGWIAYFRLAEVKGIFEELDSWVRRKLRCILWRQWKRSFTRARNLMRRGLSELRAWRSAQNGRGPWWNAGASHMHDAFRKSFFDKLGLICLVDSLRRFQSAL; encoded by the coding sequence ATGACGATCGAAGAAGCAGAAGCCCTGGTTGAGATATCAGGGGCCGCGCCCGAGGGTAGCGACCGGAAGTCGCAAGAGTATGGCACAGGTGCGTCAAACGTCACGGCATGCCGGGAACCGTCCTGGACGGAAGCGGAGACGCGGCTGATGGAAGAGGTTGTCAGTCGCGGCAACATGATGGCGGCCTACGACCGGGTGGTTGGCAACAAGGGAGCCCCCGGCATCGACGGGATGCAGGTGGGTGAGCTGAAAGGCTACCTGGTCAAGGAATGGCCGCGCATCAAGGAGGACCTGCTGAACGGAAGCTACCAGCCCCAACCGGTGCGGAAGGTCGAGATACCCAAGCCCGGCGGCGGGGTGCGCATGCTCGGCATTCCCACGGTGCTGGACCGGCTCATTCAGCAGGCGCTGCATCAGGAGCTGATGCGGCTGTTCGATACCGGATTCTCCGATAGCTCCTACGGGTTTCGGCCCGGACGGAGCGCCCACCAGGCGGTACAAGCAGCCCGCAGGCATGTGGCCGAAGGGCGGCGGTGGGTGGTCGATATCGACCTGGAGAAGTTCTTCGACCGGGTCGGACACGACGTGCTTATGGCACGAGTGGCCCGCAAGGTCAAAGACCCCCGTGTACTGCGACTGATCCGCAGATACCTGAGGGCCGGAGTGCTCGAAGGGGGGATCGTCTCGCCACGGGTGGAAGGGACGCCGCAAGGCGGCCCGCTCTCGCCGCTGTTGTCGAACATCCTGCTTGACGAGTTCGACAAGGAACTGGAGAGGCGCGGCCACGCCTTCTGCCGTTATGCCGATGATTGCAACATTTACGTGCGCAGTCGGCAATCGGCGGAGCGGGTCATGGCTTCGCTGATCCAGTTTCTCGAACAGCGGCTGAAACTCAAGGTCAACCGCGTCAAAAGCGCCGTTGGCCGCCCCTGGGAGAGAACCTTTCTGGGTTACAGGATGACCTTTCACAAGAAACCGCGGCTCAAGGTGGCTGAAGGCTCTGTGAAACGGTTCAAGGCCAACCTCAGAGAGCTCTTTCGTCGGGGAAGGGGACACAGCCTCAAACGGGTCATCGAAGAGTCCACCCCGAAACTGCGGGGATGGATCGCCTACTTTCGGCTGGCGGAAGTCAAAGGCATCTTCGAAGAACTGGATAGCTGGGTCAGGCGGAAACTACGCTGCATTCTGTGGCGGCAGTGGAAGCGCTCTTTTACGCGGGCCAGGAATTTGATGCGGCGGGGATTGTCGGAACTCAGAGCATGGAGGTCGGCTCAAAACGGGCGAGGCCCCTGGTGGAATGCAGGAGCCTCGCACATGCACGATGCGTTTCGAAAATCCTTCTTCGATAAACTGGGGCTGATCTGCTTGGTAGACAGTCTCAGACGCTTTCAGAGTGCTTTGTGA
- the tcmP gene encoding three-Cys-motif partner protein TcmP has protein sequence MGIEVQHLPTLEDDGLITPDVGLWAEKKYRLVQNYASMFTASMRSKWDHLVYVDLFAGAGRSRLRGTNEIVPASPLLTLDIPVPFNQYIFCELDEEKLDALRERVGREFNQADVRFLHGNANWLLDRVLSEMPVPHRGFKVLGFCFADPYNLDNLKFDTIRRLSNRFFDFLVLIPTGTDAQRNIQRYVEQPQSKLEDFLGSPDWREAWEGAKRKGESADLFLTRYYGEQMVSLGYQPTEPQETVSIRNEKNSTMYRFGFYSRHNLARKFWQQVKKYSDDQLAFEF, from the coding sequence ATGGGAATCGAGGTGCAACATTTGCCGACTCTGGAGGATGATGGTCTGATCACCCCGGACGTTGGATTGTGGGCGGAGAAGAAATATCGGCTGGTTCAAAACTATGCGAGTATGTTCACTGCTTCTATGAGGAGCAAGTGGGACCACCTTGTCTATGTTGACCTCTTCGCCGGCGCCGGCCGTTCCCGGCTGCGAGGAACCAATGAGATCGTACCCGCATCCCCATTGCTGACCCTGGATATCCCAGTCCCTTTCAACCAATACATTTTCTGTGAGTTGGATGAGGAAAAGCTCGATGCTCTGAGAGAGCGGGTTGGCCGTGAGTTTAATCAGGCTGATGTTCGATTCTTGCACGGCAATGCAAACTGGCTTTTGGACAGAGTTCTGTCGGAGATGCCGGTTCCCCATCGCGGCTTTAAGGTCCTTGGGTTTTGTTTCGCCGACCCCTATAATCTGGACAACTTGAAATTTGATACGATCAGGCGGCTTTCCAATCGGTTTTTCGATTTTCTGGTCCTGATTCCAACCGGGACGGATGCCCAACGAAACATCCAGCGGTATGTGGAACAGCCGCAATCCAAGTTGGAGGATTTCCTTGGTTCTCCCGATTGGCGTGAGGCTTGGGAAGGGGCGAAACGCAAAGGAGAGAGCGCTGATTTGTTCCTGACCAGATACTACGGGGAGCAAATGGTCTCTTTGGGATATCAACCGACCGAGCCGCAGGAGACGGTTTCCATTCGGAACGAGAAGAATTCTACGATGTACCGGTTCGGATTTTATAGCCGCCACAACCTGGCCAGGAAGTTCTGGCAGCAGGTAAAGAAATATAGCGACGATCAACTTGCCTTTGAATTCTGA
- a CDS encoding phage Gp37/Gp68 family protein, whose translation MAANSKIEWTEQTWNPAVGCTKVSPGCAHCYAEVMARRLQAMGVKGYDNGFALTLLPERLEEPLRRKRSTIYFVNSMSDLFHEEIPDDYVREVFRVIAQAPQHTFQILTKRAERLAAFFADFGPAPSNAWLGTTVEDRRHGVPRLDWLRRVPARVRFVSAEPLLEDLGALDLSGIHWVIVGGESGPKARPMKPEWVLNIKRQCEEQHAAFFFKQWGGWGADGRKRAKKRNGRMLEGRTWDGVPEVGAMVGK comes from the coding sequence ATGGCCGCAAATTCAAAAATCGAATGGACCGAACAGACCTGGAACCCGGCTGTAGGGTGCACAAAGGTATCGCCCGGGTGTGCCCATTGCTATGCCGAGGTCATGGCCAGGAGGCTGCAGGCGATGGGAGTGAAGGGGTACGATAACGGCTTCGCCCTCACTCTACTGCCCGAAAGGCTCGAAGAACCACTGCGCCGCAAGCGCTCGACGATCTATTTCGTCAACTCCATGAGCGACCTGTTCCACGAGGAGATTCCCGACGATTACGTTCGCGAGGTGTTTCGGGTGATCGCACAGGCGCCGCAGCACACCTTTCAAATCCTCACCAAGCGGGCCGAGCGGTTGGCGGCTTTTTTCGCCGACTTTGGCCCCGCGCCGAGCAACGCTTGGTTGGGCACGACCGTGGAAGATCGCCGGCATGGCGTTCCGCGTCTCGACTGGCTGCGCCGGGTGCCGGCGCGTGTCCGGTTCGTTTCCGCCGAGCCGCTGCTGGAAGATCTCGGCGCGCTCGACCTGAGCGGCATCCACTGGGTCATCGTCGGGGGCGAGTCTGGACCGAAGGCCCGGCCAATGAAGCCGGAATGGGTCCTCAACATCAAGCGTCAGTGCGAGGAGCAGCACGCGGCTTTCTTCTTTAAGCAGTGGGGAGGATGGGGGGCTGACGGCAGGAAGCGGGCGAAGAAGAGGAATGGGCGGATGCTGGAGGGGCGTACTTGGGATGGGGTTCCCGAGGTCGGGGCGATGGTTGGCAAGTGA